The following coding sequences are from one Syntrophotaleaceae bacterium window:
- a CDS encoding 3-keto-5-aminohexanoate cleavage protein, which translates to MNSVYDLGIPHPVTPYPKLIINAAITGMVPGRKDSPHVPLAPQEIVADALRCIRAGASIVHLHARDEEGEPTYRKELFARIILGIREQCPEAILCVSTSGRRHNTFECRSQVLELEGEARPDMASLTLGSLNFPGQASVNTPEMIESLARKMKERGIVPEIEVFETGMIHTAKVLMMRNVLTGPFYMNILLGSLFSTPATLFDLSCMVKNLPPAVHWAAAGIGRFQLTMNAAAILMGGHVRVGLEDNLYYDREQLATNEQLIQRVVRLSVEIGRKVAEPSEARAMLGLPAVFLGE; encoded by the coding sequence ATGAATAGCGTATACGATTTGGGCATTCCCCATCCCGTCACCCCTTATCCGAAACTGATCATCAATGCGGCTATTACCGGAATGGTTCCGGGGCGCAAAGATTCACCACACGTTCCCCTTGCGCCGCAGGAGATCGTTGCCGATGCCCTGCGCTGCATCCGCGCGGGGGCATCCATCGTTCACCTGCATGCCCGGGATGAGGAGGGGGAGCCCACCTACCGTAAGGAACTGTTTGCCCGGATAATTCTCGGCATCCGGGAGCAGTGCCCTGAGGCGATCCTGTGCGTTTCCACCAGCGGGCGTCGGCATAACACTTTCGAGTGCCGCTCCCAGGTGCTGGAACTGGAAGGGGAAGCCCGGCCCGACATGGCCAGTCTGACTTTGGGCTCGCTGAATTTCCCCGGTCAGGCTTCCGTAAATACCCCGGAGATGATCGAATCGCTGGCGCGGAAAATGAAGGAACGGGGGATCGTTCCGGAAATCGAGGTCTTCGAGACGGGAATGATCCATACCGCGAAGGTGCTGATGATGCGGAACGTGCTCACGGGACCGTTCTATATGAACATCCTGCTCGGCTCGCTCTTTTCCACCCCGGCCACCCTGTTCGACCTGAGCTGCATGGTCAAGAACCTGCCCCCTGCTGTACACTGGGCGGCCGCAGGGATCGGGCGCTTTCAACTCACCATGAATGCTGCGGCCATCCTGATGGGCGGACATGTCCGGGTCGGTCTGGAAGACAATCTCTACTATGACCGGGAGCAACTGGCCACCAACGAGCAGCTCATTCAAAGGGTTGTGCGGCTGAGTGTCGAAATCGGTCGAAAGGTGGCGGAGCCATCCGAGGCGCGGGCCATGCTCGGCCTGCCGGCGGTTTTTTTGGGGGAGTAG
- a CDS encoding ethanolamine ammonia-lyase, with protein sequence MLKKGKFLAAMTGALVMTFLAGVAGAVTISSVKPGEDVLQYVKRSKGQFDHTFYQQVIGAANAFKEGDEAIGVAADSESSRENARKLLANTKIKDLHENPLFVDGQEKLIRNTTDKAAYDKIKNMTMGELKTFLLTQPEAKIKAIMGGLHSDVIGSVVKLMSNDELIRVGQKIFTTLPGSQIGAKGYLSARIQPNSPTDNVEDIQWQVLDGFAYAVGDIVIGTNPVDSQLEATLRVQNALKEIVTAFKLEDTVPWCVLAHIDGQAAAEKAQPGSTAIWFQSLAGTESANKTFDLTIQKMLDYAKMRTGPYGLYFETGQGADFTNGHGHGFDMVVHESRKYGFARALKQEIAKTKGIPESEVWLHLNDVAGFIGPEVFKTREQLVRCCLEDIVMGKLHGLVLGLDICSTLHMPVTLDDLEWCQDQIAPANPAYLMGLPTRNDPMLSYLTTGYQDHVRLREKFGFKVNDAMWAFFKKIEVIDANGKPTKHFGDPAWVYYKFLQAKGDKRPFDAIYAEGQDAIKRVRGRGVDLAVGYGENIWDLEPVTRKRIHDLYDDAKVSLWAEFTPEFINSIPNAVSIASQSHDRENYIAAPATGEELSESAVATLDKLAASWGSKVPDVQVVISDGLNARATMDEGHLMPYLNELKKQCKKAGLTLSDKNIVVTGGRVRAGYKAGEILFDQAGKAPKAIIHIIGERPGSGHSAYSVYLTKVVPATWAQKGAVDHDQTKVLSGIADTGLLPAEAARQTVNLLKQM encoded by the coding sequence ATGTTAAAGAAGGGAAAATTTCTGGCAGCCATGACCGGTGCCCTGGTAATGACTTTCCTGGCAGGGGTGGCCGGGGCCGTCACTATCAGCAGCGTCAAGCCGGGTGAAGACGTACTGCAGTACGTCAAACGCAGCAAGGGACAATTCGACCACACCTTCTATCAGCAGGTCATCGGCGCGGCCAATGCCTTCAAGGAAGGGGACGAGGCCATCGGTGTGGCGGCGGACAGTGAATCGTCCCGGGAAAACGCCCGCAAACTGCTGGCCAACACTAAGATCAAGGACCTTCACGAAAATCCGCTGTTCGTGGACGGCCAGGAAAAACTGATCCGCAACACCACTGACAAAGCCGCCTACGACAAGATCAAGAACATGACCATGGGCGAGCTCAAGACCTTCCTGCTCACCCAGCCCGAGGCCAAGATCAAAGCCATCATGGGCGGACTGCACAGCGATGTGATCGGCTCGGTGGTCAAGCTGATGTCCAACGACGAGCTGATCCGCGTCGGCCAGAAGATCTTCACCACCCTGCCCGGCTCCCAGATCGGCGCCAAAGGCTACCTGAGCGCCCGCATTCAGCCCAACTCGCCGACCGACAACGTGGAAGACATCCAGTGGCAGGTCCTGGACGGCTTCGCTTATGCTGTCGGCGACATCGTCATCGGCACCAACCCCGTCGACAGCCAGCTTGAGGCGACCCTGCGGGTCCAGAATGCCCTGAAGGAGATCGTCACTGCCTTCAAACTCGAAGATACGGTCCCCTGGTGCGTGCTGGCCCACATCGACGGCCAGGCGGCCGCCGAAAAGGCACAGCCTGGCTCCACCGCCATCTGGTTCCAGAGCCTTGCCGGCACCGAGAGCGCCAACAAGACCTTCGACCTGACCATCCAGAAGATGCTCGACTACGCCAAAATGCGTACCGGCCCCTACGGCCTCTATTTTGAAACGGGCCAGGGCGCCGACTTCACCAACGGCCACGGCCATGGATTCGACATGGTGGTGCACGAGTCCCGCAAATACGGATTCGCCCGTGCCCTGAAGCAGGAAATCGCCAAAACCAAGGGCATTCCCGAAAGCGAAGTCTGGCTGCACCTCAACGACGTCGCCGGCTTTATCGGCCCCGAGGTGTTCAAGACCCGTGAGCAGCTGGTACGCTGCTGCCTCGAAGACATCGTCATGGGCAAACTGCACGGCCTGGTGCTGGGCCTCGACATCTGCTCGACCCTGCACATGCCCGTCACCCTGGATGATCTCGAATGGTGCCAGGATCAGATCGCGCCGGCCAACCCCGCCTACCTGATGGGGCTGCCGACCCGCAACGACCCGATGCTCAGCTACCTCACCACCGGCTATCAGGACCATGTCCGCCTGCGTGAGAAGTTCGGCTTCAAGGTCAACGACGCCATGTGGGCCTTCTTCAAGAAGATCGAAGTTATCGACGCCAACGGCAAACCCACCAAGCACTTCGGTGACCCGGCCTGGGTTTACTACAAGTTTCTCCAGGCCAAGGGCGACAAGCGCCCCTTCGACGCCATCTATGCCGAAGGTCAGGACGCCATCAAGCGGGTGCGCGGGCGCGGCGTCGATCTGGCCGTGGGCTATGGCGAAAACATCTGGGATCTGGAACCGGTCACCAGGAAACGCATTCACGACCTGTATGACGACGCCAAGGTCAGCCTGTGGGCGGAATTCACCCCCGAATTCATCAACTCCATCCCCAACGCCGTCAGCATCGCCAGCCAGTCGCACGACCGGGAAAACTACATAGCCGCTCCGGCGACCGGCGAGGAACTGTCCGAATCGGCCGTGGCCACCCTGGATAAACTGGCCGCCTCCTGGGGCAGCAAGGTCCCCGATGTGCAGGTCGTGATTTCCGACGGCCTGAATGCCAGGGCGACCATGGATGAAGGGCACCTGATGCCCTATTTGAACGAACTGAAAAAACAGTGCAAGAAGGCCGGCCTGACCCTGTCCGATAAAAATATCGTTGTCACGGGCGGCCGTGTCCGCGCCGGGTACAAGGCCGGTGAGATCCTGTTCGACCAGGCCGGCAAGGCACCCAAGGCGATCATCCATATCATCGGCGAACGCCCGGGCAGCGGCCACAGCGCCTATTCCGTCTACCTCACCAAGGTGGTACCCGCCACCTGGGCCCAGAAAGGCGCCGTCGACCACGACCAGACCAAGGTCCTTTCGGGTATTGCCGACACGGGACTGCTCCCTGCGGAAGCAGCCCGCCAGACCGTCAACCTGCTCAAACAGATGTAA
- a CDS encoding ABC transporter substrate-binding protein, translating into MKADRNSIMKKVSFAVILCAVLLALLFSAGCKRKEEPAPASPQILRITCWAGYAKPYETAFKEMIKTKHGIDVELQIFNPTDQDEFFQAVKNNTADLISPPIELPKIPRFFSYQDGSQYLQPVDENNIPNLAKMMPVFANDQTPFYDGVRYGVPYNCGPYGLAYNRDKVAAAPESWNVLWDPQYAGQYTINNNFPKVNVWISALALGYGYEEIFDINKLDRAKVQEKLNVLAKNAKSLWDGAANPDEFPELSLATTWGFAAQQANLKGGNWRLATPKEGGTAWIDAWYIGAGAQGMTKTLAEEWINFMLDPERQADVVKSQGVSPVMADTGDILNAEEKAMFHVGDEGYFKTVALWRVLSEETEQAFNAMWEEAKQQRQ; encoded by the coding sequence ATGAAAGCTGACAGGAACAGCATCATGAAAAAGGTTTCGTTCGCCGTCATCCTCTGCGCGGTCCTTCTGGCGCTTCTGTTCTCGGCAGGCTGCAAGCGGAAGGAGGAGCCGGCGCCGGCGTCTCCCCAGATTCTGCGCATCACCTGCTGGGCCGGCTATGCCAAGCCCTACGAGACGGCCTTCAAGGAGATGATCAAGACCAAACACGGGATCGATGTGGAGCTGCAGATCTTCAATCCGACCGATCAGGATGAATTCTTTCAGGCGGTGAAGAACAATACCGCGGACCTCATCTCGCCGCCCATCGAACTGCCCAAGATCCCGCGGTTCTTCTCCTATCAGGACGGCAGTCAGTATCTGCAGCCGGTCGATGAGAACAACATTCCCAACCTCGCGAAAATGATGCCGGTGTTCGCCAACGACCAGACGCCTTTCTACGACGGGGTGCGCTACGGCGTGCCTTACAACTGCGGTCCCTACGGTCTGGCATACAATCGCGACAAGGTTGCGGCCGCTCCGGAGAGCTGGAACGTCTTGTGGGACCCGCAGTATGCCGGCCAGTACACCATCAACAACAACTTTCCGAAGGTCAATGTCTGGATCTCGGCGCTGGCCCTCGGCTACGGCTACGAGGAGATCTTCGACATCAACAAGCTCGACCGCGCCAAGGTCCAGGAAAAACTCAACGTTCTGGCCAAAAATGCCAAGAGCCTGTGGGACGGAGCGGCCAATCCCGATGAATTCCCGGAACTGTCCCTTGCCACCACCTGGGGCTTTGCCGCCCAGCAGGCCAACCTGAAGGGCGGCAACTGGCGCCTGGCCACTCCCAAAGAAGGGGGCACGGCCTGGATCGATGCCTGGTATATCGGGGCCGGCGCCCAGGGCATGACCAAAACTTTGGCTGAAGAGTGGATTAATTTCATGCTCGACCCCGAGCGCCAGGCTGACGTGGTCAAATCCCAGGGCGTCTCTCCGGTCATGGCCGACACCGGCGATATCCTCAATGCCGAGGAAAAAGCCATGTTCCATGTGGGGGACGAAGGCTACTTCAAGACCGTGGCCCTGTGGCGGGTCCTCAGCGAAGAAACGGAGCAGGCCTTCAACGCCATGTGGGAAGAAGCAAAACAGCAGAGACAGTAA
- a CDS encoding TorF family putative porin: protein MKKWSVLFFVGVLMLCAGFSNRAQAAIEVEGDVYVGLWDKYLWRGFDLSDGRPTIQGGIDLSAGGWSLSTWHNWQLKSSDDINSGEMNETDIILTYSFNVGEMVSISVGDIFYSLDFEGAEDTNELFVHTTLNTLLSPTLKIWWDWDAAEEDGLYYTLDISHSFDLGQWLPKSTLNLGALVAYNQHSDYAVGDFGGFHNYELSTSIDYALTDQLTLSGIGIFSSGISSAAKEAIDTETAFALNLTFTF, encoded by the coding sequence ATGAAAAAATGGAGCGTATTGTTTTTCGTCGGCGTCCTGATGCTGTGTGCGGGCTTCAGCAACAGGGCTCAGGCCGCCATCGAGGTGGAAGGGGATGTGTACGTCGGACTCTGGGACAAGTACCTGTGGCGTGGATTTGACCTGAGCGACGGCCGCCCCACCATCCAGGGCGGCATCGATCTCAGCGCGGGCGGCTGGTCCCTCAGCACCTGGCACAACTGGCAACTGAAAAGCAGCGATGACATCAATTCTGGTGAAATGAACGAGACCGACATCATCCTGACCTATTCCTTCAATGTCGGCGAAATGGTCTCCATCAGTGTCGGTGACATCTTCTATTCCCTGGACTTTGAAGGCGCCGAAGACACCAATGAACTCTTCGTCCATACCACCCTCAACACCCTGCTCTCGCCTACCCTGAAAATCTGGTGGGACTGGGACGCTGCCGAAGAGGATGGTCTCTACTACACCCTGGACATCAGCCACAGCTTCGATCTCGGCCAGTGGCTGCCAAAATCGACTCTCAACCTCGGGGCCCTGGTTGCCTACAACCAGCACAGCGACTATGCGGTAGGGGATTTCGGCGGGTTCCACAACTATGAGCTGAGCACCAGCATCGACTACGCACTCACCGATCAGCTGACACTCAGCGGAATCGGCATTTTCTCTTCGGGCATCAGCAGCGCGGCGAAAGAGGCGATCGACACCGAAACAGCCTTTGCCCTGAACCTGACTTTCACGTTCTAA
- a CDS encoding response regulator transcription factor, whose amino-acid sequence MHDKPFKVFLADDHPLLRTGLRMSLSQQPDIDFIGEASDGFKAVEKIQKNPPDVALIDVDMPGLSGTAVIRMLRKQYPEMKLLILSSYSDRHYIEEAMQAGANGYILKSIDINELIDVIRAFARNEQPMSPYLMDLVIEWDTCSLGEHGDLTSREKQILACLARGQGNKEISDSLYISTETVKTHIKNIFRKLDVKSRLEAVAAAREKHLIG is encoded by the coding sequence ATGCATGACAAGCCGTTCAAAGTCTTTCTCGCCGACGATCACCCCCTGTTGCGGACCGGCCTGCGCATGAGCCTCAGCCAGCAACCGGACATCGATTTTATCGGCGAGGCCAGCGACGGCTTCAAGGCTGTGGAAAAGATCCAGAAAAATCCACCGGATGTGGCCCTTATCGACGTCGACATGCCCGGTCTTTCCGGGACGGCCGTCATCCGCATGCTGCGCAAGCAGTATCCGGAGATGAAACTACTGATCCTCTCCTCCTACAGCGACCGCCACTATATCGAAGAAGCGATGCAGGCAGGCGCCAACGGCTATATTCTCAAAAGCATCGACATCAACGAACTGATCGACGTCATTCGTGCTTTCGCCCGCAATGAGCAACCGATGTCGCCCTATCTCATGGATCTGGTGATTGAATGGGACACCTGCTCGCTGGGCGAGCACGGGGACCTGACCAGCCGGGAAAAACAGATCCTCGCATGTCTCGCCCGCGGGCAGGGCAACAAGGAGATCAGCGACTCCCTCTACATCAGCACCGAAACCGTCAAAACCCACATCAAGAACATCTTCAGAAAGCTGGATGTGAAAAGCCGCCTGGAAGCGGTGGCCGCCGCCAGGGAGAAGCACCTTATCGGTTGA
- a CDS encoding PocR ligand-binding domain-containing protein yields the protein MINLLDLIDRSTLDKIMTAYTKATGMGGSICDTQGNILAGPYNYSDFCLNFCRGSAKGRKKCMASARFGAHEAMRPGANAIYACLNAGLVDCAAPILVEGQLIAVIICGQVRTEDYEIDRDLAAHHAIDIGIRDISGYLEALYRIPRISYRQLKDYATLLKIIAHTTGTLATNNRRLKNLSRKRLFQLYNSVSDYIIATDIDGNIEMQNKAMLRALGQTGTDLTGRSLPSLFLDESRIVQELDKLRQVRDVSDRLSLGLLLSEKKLAQVDASFSRIENEQGELQGYVAVMRDLSEEKNLEKMKSDLFGMLTHDMINPILAVKSALKLLLDGQVGSLTNDQKDILQMAASTNQDLMGMVSDFLDVYRQSYGMLVLRRSRFDIHQALQEVINQSYYFCQDRQVNISYQSDLKKELTFYGDRIRLLRVFSNLLDNAIKFSPEEGLITIETRTLTAAGSADAVPDLQNADSCIQISFHNSGDRVPREELDLLFDRFFTSNHKNPSGKKGLGLGLHFCKLVVESHGGRIWAETTGDGLRISLTLPVSPEN from the coding sequence ATGATCAATCTACTCGACCTTATCGACCGGTCCACCCTGGACAAGATCATGACCGCCTATACCAAGGCCACGGGCATGGGCGGCAGCATTTGCGATACCCAGGGCAACATTCTTGCCGGACCCTACAATTATTCCGATTTTTGCCTCAACTTTTGCCGGGGAAGCGCCAAGGGGCGCAAAAAATGTATGGCCAGCGCCCGTTTCGGCGCCCATGAGGCCATGCGCCCGGGCGCCAATGCCATCTACGCCTGCCTCAATGCCGGGCTGGTGGATTGCGCGGCTCCCATTCTCGTCGAAGGTCAGCTCATTGCCGTCATCATTTGCGGACAGGTACGGACCGAAGACTATGAAATCGACCGGGACCTGGCCGCACACCATGCCATCGATATCGGCATCCGGGATATTTCCGGTTATCTGGAGGCCCTTTACCGGATTCCCAGGATCAGCTACCGGCAACTGAAAGACTATGCCACCCTCCTGAAGATCATCGCCCACACCACGGGCACGCTGGCCACCAACAACAGGCGGCTGAAAAATCTGTCCCGCAAGCGCTTGTTTCAGCTCTACAACAGCGTCTCCGACTACATCATCGCCACCGATATCGACGGCAACATCGAGATGCAGAACAAAGCCATGCTCAGAGCGCTGGGGCAGACCGGCACCGATCTCACCGGCCGATCTCTGCCCTCGCTGTTTCTGGACGAATCCCGCATCGTTCAGGAGCTTGACAAGCTGCGTCAGGTGCGGGACGTCTCCGACCGACTCAGCCTGGGGCTGCTGCTTTCGGAGAAAAAGCTGGCCCAGGTCGACGCCTCCTTCTCCCGGATCGAAAACGAGCAGGGCGAGCTGCAGGGATATGTGGCGGTCATGCGCGACCTGTCGGAAGAGAAAAACCTGGAAAAAATGAAAAGCGATCTCTTCGGCATGCTCACCCACGACATGATCAACCCCATTCTGGCGGTCAAGTCGGCCCTGAAACTGCTGCTCGACGGGCAGGTGGGATCCCTGACAAACGACCAGAAGGATATTCTGCAGATGGCGGCCAGCACCAACCAGGACCTTATGGGCATGGTCTCCGACTTTCTGGATGTCTATCGGCAAAGCTACGGCATGCTGGTGCTGCGCCGGTCCCGGTTCGACATTCATCAGGCTTTGCAGGAGGTCATCAACCAGTCCTACTATTTCTGCCAGGACCGTCAGGTCAACATATCCTATCAGTCTGATTTAAAAAAGGAACTGACCTTTTACGGCGACCGCATCCGCCTGCTGCGGGTATTTTCCAACCTGTTGGACAACGCCATCAAGTTCAGCCCGGAAGAGGGCCTGATCACGATCGAAACCAGGACTCTGACGGCGGCCGGCAGCGCCGACGCTGTTCCGGACTTGCAGAACGCAGACTCCTGCATCCAGATCTCCTTTCACAATTCAGGAGACAGGGTTCCCCGAGAGGAACTCGACCTTCTGTTCGACAGGTTTTTTACCAGCAACCACAAAAATCCCAGCGGCAAGAAAGGGCTGGGACTGGGGCTGCATTTCTGTAAATTGGTGGTGGAGAGCCACGGGGGTCGAATCTGGGCGGAAACGACCGGGGACGGTCTGCGTATCAGTTTGACGCTGCCCGTGTCCCCGGAAAATTGA
- a CDS encoding diguanylate cyclase — translation MNEETSFSVRWYHSLLFRTPLVFVFLLTVLIGSLTLIMDRIGRPRLEEQSFRLVNQIGNTMVARLGERIAVAETLARAMATTAADLPLEVEDHMRLIPRLMDRLGPSSYIIGGGVWYEPYAFAPGLERRSFFWGRNPAGILEYVADYNDPGGAGYHREEWYVPGRFLSPNKIFWSRSYMDPHTYVPMVTCTVPIYRENRFFGVVTVDLKLEGMESFFEGEATKMGGYAFAVDRNGTFLSFPDVPLSQDRYQDKFGRQHVAYIQAAKLAEREPVFQPIAAALQESSAALLRRASPPDPSVAEDIARASDMISAVEAGRIAAVLQSPQTGQDRDILLQHFTTERDLLLKEPCSVAIFHVPSTHWKIVTVTPVSHAISAATALNRALLLALIVGVSAAVIAAFLALNRILMRPLARVTHQLKTAVDTNAEEMLCLDYNRPDEIGAFAYWFNRRTRKLADVLEQLRIARSDLEGRVAERTDKLEQANIKLELEVQQRRRAQHYLRRQALLDPLTNIPNRRSFDAALNAAWSTACKRGTSLALLLVDIDLFMQFNHTYGYQTGDQCLKDIAEMLAQGFRDHEGHLARFSGEQFAIILPDTDKAPAIDMAEQIRLQVEGLSIPHCGDGASGTVTVSIGVASMTPKDASAMEELVAAAVQALYRAKKEGRNRVRAIDESCE, via the coding sequence ATGAACGAAGAAACATCCTTTTCGGTACGCTGGTATCACAGCCTTCTGTTTCGTACCCCCCTGGTGTTCGTCTTTCTGCTGACTGTCCTTATTGGCAGCCTGACTCTGATCATGGATCGGATCGGCCGGCCGCGCCTCGAGGAGCAGTCCTTCCGCCTGGTCAACCAGATCGGCAACACCATGGTTGCGCGGCTCGGCGAACGGATAGCGGTCGCCGAAACGCTCGCGCGGGCCATGGCCACGACGGCTGCCGATCTGCCCCTGGAGGTGGAGGACCACATGCGCCTGATCCCACGCCTCATGGATCGGCTGGGGCCCTCGTCCTACATTATCGGCGGCGGGGTCTGGTACGAACCGTACGCCTTCGCTCCGGGACTGGAACGGCGCAGTTTCTTCTGGGGACGCAACCCCGCCGGCATTCTCGAATATGTCGCGGACTACAACGATCCGGGAGGCGCCGGCTACCATCGCGAGGAGTGGTATGTCCCCGGGCGTTTTCTGTCGCCCAACAAAATCTTCTGGTCCCGGTCCTACATGGATCCCCATACCTACGTGCCGATGGTCACCTGTACGGTGCCCATCTACCGTGAGAACCGGTTCTTCGGAGTGGTCACCGTCGACCTGAAGCTGGAAGGCATGGAGTCCTTCTTCGAGGGTGAAGCCACCAAAATGGGGGGCTACGCTTTTGCCGTCGATCGCAACGGCACTTTTCTCTCCTTTCCGGACGTCCCGCTCAGTCAGGACCGTTATCAGGACAAGTTCGGCCGCCAGCATGTCGCATACATTCAGGCCGCGAAGCTGGCCGAACGGGAGCCGGTTTTTCAGCCGATTGCCGCGGCCCTGCAGGAATCCTCCGCGGCCCTGTTGCGCAGGGCCAGTCCACCCGATCCATCCGTTGCCGAAGACATCGCCCGGGCCAGTGACATGATATCCGCCGTCGAGGCCGGCAGGATCGCCGCCGTGCTGCAGAGCCCCCAAACCGGCCAGGACAGGGACATTTTGCTGCAGCATTTCACCACCGAAAGGGATCTGCTGCTTAAGGAACCCTGCTCCGTCGCCATTTTCCACGTGCCGAGCACCCACTGGAAAATCGTGACCGTCACCCCAGTCAGCCACGCCATTTCGGCCGCCACGGCCCTTAATCGGGCGCTTCTGCTGGCCCTGATCGTCGGGGTGTCGGCGGCGGTCATCGCTGCCTTTCTGGCTTTGAACCGGATTCTCATGCGCCCCCTGGCCAGGGTCACCCATCAGCTGAAAACGGCGGTGGACACCAATGCCGAAGAGATGCTCTGTCTGGATTACAACCGGCCGGACGAAATCGGCGCCTTTGCCTACTGGTTCAATCGCCGCACCCGCAAACTGGCCGACGTTCTGGAACAGCTGCGCATCGCACGGAGCGATCTTGAGGGGCGCGTGGCGGAACGCACCGACAAGCTGGAGCAGGCCAATATCAAACTTGAGCTCGAAGTTCAGCAGCGCCGTCGTGCCCAGCACTATCTGCGCCGCCAGGCCCTGCTCGATCCGCTGACCAATATCCCCAACCGCCGCAGCTTCGACGCGGCACTGAATGCAGCCTGGAGCACTGCCTGCAAACGCGGCACCTCGTTGGCTCTGCTCCTGGTGGATATCGACCTGTTCATGCAGTTCAACCACACCTACGGCTACCAGACCGGCGACCAGTGTCTGAAAGATATCGCCGAAATGCTGGCCCAGGGATTCCGGGACCACGAAGGCCACCTCGCCCGTTTCAGCGGCGAGCAGTTCGCCATCATCCTCCCCGATACGGACAAAGCCCCAGCCATCGACATGGCGGAACAGATCCGCCTGCAGGTGGAGGGGCTGTCGATTCCTCACTGCGGCGACGGTGCATCCGGCACGGTCACCGTCAGCATCGGGGTGGCTTCCATGACGCCGAAGGATGCCAGCGCCATGGAAGAACTGGTCGCGGCGGCCGTGCAGGCGCTTTATCGGGCCAAAAAAGAGGGCCGCAACCGGGTCAGGGCGATTGATGAATCCTGCGAATAA